From a region of the Theobroma cacao cultivar B97-61/B2 chromosome 8, Criollo_cocoa_genome_V2, whole genome shotgun sequence genome:
- the LOC18592350 gene encoding acetyltransferase At1g77540 has protein sequence MATRGATGNSLEAPKIAWNETQRRFETEDKKAYVEYVLRQDGKVMDIVHTFVPSSKRGMGLASHLCVAAFNHAKSHSLSIIPSCSYVSDTFLPRNPSWNTLLYSEDLKSNI, from the exons ATGGCAACGAGGGGTGCAACAGGAAACTCTCTTGAGGCACCGAAGATCGCGTGGAACGAGACCCAAAGGAGGTTCGAGACAGAAGACAAGAAGGCCTACGTAGAGTACGTGTTAAGGCAAGATGGCAAAGTGATGGACATCGTCCACACTTTTGTCCCATCTTCGAAGCGGGGCATGGGCTTGGCTTCCCATCTCTGCGTTGCTGCCTTCAATCATGCCAAGTCCCACTCTTTGTCCATTATCCCCTCTTGCTCTTATGTCTCC GACACTTTTCTTCCGCGAAACCCGTCTTGGAATACTTTACTGTACTCAGAGGACCTCAAATCCAATATCTAA